One genomic segment of Candidatus Babeliales bacterium includes these proteins:
- a CDS encoding ankyrin repeat domain-containing protein, with product MKIIKNKVFLTLLLLTPACTVYTMDEPPKKTSKTRRIAQWAMIAGDLLLGNIPVQKIHLIEQTSEPFAFTELPKELQNTIKVLLLTGATAKTLNEVAFTITSLAQVNRELNELINGPTFCLQIIKSLSKRFDCPDFDVCLALQIKQAKSQYELQKKLLDLCIQQKEPNQQRFALLCYQGVDLEFTYSYDNHIATPLMIASLNNNFMIGYLLNAGANVNQSNPDGITALMLTSQEDTTRLAMNRLIISPDIVINQQDKAGNTALMYALINNDNIKNLQRLLDKKADPELPNSAGITPLMAAQQTGDKAIITLIQNAIDTKHGRK from the coding sequence ATGAAGATAATAAAAAATAAGGTATTTCTTACACTCTTATTGTTAACTCCAGCATGCACCGTGTACACAATGGATGAACCGCCAAAAAAAACCAGTAAAACTCGCCGCATCGCTCAATGGGCAATGATAGCAGGAGATCTCTTATTAGGAAATATCCCCGTGCAAAAGATACATCTTATAGAACAAACGAGTGAACCTTTTGCTTTTACTGAATTACCAAAAGAACTTCAAAACACAATCAAGGTCTTACTTTTAACAGGAGCTACAGCAAAGACACTCAATGAAGTAGCGTTTACTATTACCTCCCTTGCGCAAGTAAATCGTGAATTGAATGAATTAATAAATGGTCCTACATTCTGTCTTCAAATAATAAAGAGTTTGTCTAAGAGATTTGATTGCCCCGATTTTGATGTATGCTTAGCACTACAAATCAAACAAGCAAAATCTCAATATGAATTACAAAAAAAACTTCTTGACCTATGCATTCAACAAAAAGAACCTAATCAGCAACGGTTTGCTTTGCTGTGTTATCAAGGAGTAGACTTAGAATTCACTTACAGTTATGATAATCACATTGCAACACCACTTATGATAGCATCTCTCAATAATAACTTTATGATTGGTTATCTGCTTAATGCAGGTGCCAATGTCAATCAATCTAACCCTGATGGCATAACAGCTTTAATGTTAACATCACAAGAAGATACTACTAGATTAGCAATGAATCGCCTTATAATAAGTCCAGATATCGTCATTAATCAACAAGATAAGGCTGGAAACACTGCACTTATGTATGCATTAATCAATAATGATAATATAAAAAACCTACAAAGATTACTCGATAAAAAAGCTGATCCCGAATTACCTAATTCTGCAGGTATTACCCCCCTGATGGCAGCACAACAAACTGGTGATAAAGCAATTATTACTCTTATTCAAAATGCAATTGATACAAAACATGGTAGAAAATAA
- a CDS encoding ankyrin repeat domain-containing protein — MKTVKKSSSLFVFGMFAVVSNICSMDEPQPKKRTSSRTQRRRSLTIDESQPKRRTSSTPQRKRSWSQTAIDAIQKLVPIREVSNKESFNKLPKNKKATIISLITTNVNTESLDIAAHTINSLTQVNHELNQLINNPDYCLKVIKNLAQRFDCSDFVACAALQTQAAKQRLKIQKQFYDICISQQHPMEEFNILFAQADVTFTYDYLGEEFSPIIDQSMPPLQLTIIKAPRTKPAFFEKFIAKPEIINLPTSTGMTPLMAAIHMTNMPYILALLHIRNIAVNQKDLKGNTALMLAIKQRDPIPAIIEAILQAGADPHIANNDGLTPLTAAERTRNKRIIDSIKNANNI; from the coding sequence ATGAAAACAGTCAAAAAAAGTAGTTCATTGTTTGTCTTTGGCATGTTTGCAGTAGTGTCTAACATCTGCAGCATGGATGAACCACAACCTAAAAAAAGAACGTCTTCCAGAACACAACGTAGACGTAGTTTGACAATAGATGAATCACAACCTAAAAGAAGAACTTCTTCCACACCACAACGTAAACGGAGTTGGTCACAAACAGCAATAGATGCCATACAAAAGCTTGTACCAATACGAGAAGTATCAAATAAAGAATCATTCAATAAATTGCCCAAGAATAAGAAGGCAACAATTATTAGTCTCATTACAACAAACGTTAATACTGAGTCATTAGACATTGCAGCTCATACCATTAATTCCCTTACACAAGTGAATCATGAATTAAATCAACTCATAAATAATCCTGATTATTGTCTTAAAGTAATAAAAAATCTTGCACAAAGATTCGATTGTTCTGATTTTGTAGCTTGCGCAGCACTACAAACACAAGCCGCAAAACAACGCTTAAAAATACAAAAACAATTCTATGATATATGCATATCACAACAACACCCAATGGAAGAATTTAATATATTATTTGCTCAAGCAGATGTAACATTTACTTATGACTACCTGGGAGAAGAATTCTCACCTATTATAGATCAGAGTATGCCTCCTCTACAACTTACAATAATTAAAGCCCCAAGGACAAAACCTGCCTTTTTTGAAAAATTTATCGCAAAACCAGAAATAATTAACTTACCAACCAGTACAGGCATGACCCCATTGATGGCAGCCATACACATGACTAATATGCCTTATATTCTGGCACTCCTTCATATCCGTAACATCGCCGTCAACCAAAAAGATTTAAAGGGAAACACAGCCCTCATGCTTGCAATAAAACAAAGAGATCCTATACCAGCGATAATAGAAGCAATTCTACAAGCAGGCGCAGATCCTCATATTGCTAATAATGATGGCCTCACACCACTTACAGCAGCAGAACGAACTAGAAATAAAAGAATTATTGATTCTATCAAAAATGCAAACAACATATGA